The following are from one region of the Jatrophihabitans telluris genome:
- the xseA gene encoding exodeoxyribonuclease VII large subunit translates to MSKLESSPESPLPLRRISQALAEWIGRLGEVWVEGQVAQFTQRPGVATYFLTLRDSDANISMQVTCNRTVLTEPLREGARVVLRARPDFYAERGSLSLRATEIRQVGIGELLARIERLRQLLASEGLFAAERKRRLPFLPQTIGLITGRASAAEKDVVENVRRRLPGARFEIENAATQGTNAVNEVIDALKRLDARPDVQVIVIARGGGSVEDLLPFSNEALLRAVVACRTPVVSAIGHEADQPLLDLVADLAASTPTDAAKRIVPDLAEEDGRIHEARHRLRQAIHRRLDHENQLIAGLPERLHRAVRGQITTGAQEIERARGRIRSRLDTQLQLAHAETAQLLARVISLSPQAVLDRGYAVVWDSEGALVRDAADTFDGEPLRVRVADGEFSVVVGADPEAG, encoded by the coding sequence GTGAGCAAGCTCGAATCGTCCCCGGAATCGCCGCTACCGCTGCGTCGGATCAGCCAGGCACTGGCCGAATGGATCGGCCGGCTGGGCGAAGTCTGGGTCGAGGGTCAGGTCGCTCAGTTCACACAGCGACCCGGCGTCGCGACCTACTTCCTGACCTTGCGCGACAGCGACGCCAACATCTCGATGCAGGTCACCTGCAACCGCACCGTGCTCACCGAACCGTTGCGCGAGGGCGCGCGGGTCGTGTTGCGAGCCCGCCCCGATTTCTACGCCGAGCGCGGCAGTTTGAGTCTGCGGGCCACCGAGATCCGTCAGGTCGGAATCGGCGAATTGCTCGCCCGAATCGAACGGCTGCGCCAGCTGCTGGCCTCCGAAGGGCTGTTCGCCGCCGAACGCAAGCGGCGTCTGCCCTTCCTCCCGCAGACCATCGGCCTGATCACCGGCCGGGCCAGCGCCGCCGAGAAGGACGTGGTGGAAAACGTTCGGCGCCGCTTACCCGGGGCGCGGTTCGAGATCGAAAACGCCGCCACTCAAGGAACGAACGCGGTGAACGAGGTGATTGATGCGCTCAAGCGGCTCGATGCCCGTCCCGACGTCCAGGTGATCGTGATCGCGCGCGGCGGCGGCAGTGTCGAGGATCTGCTGCCGTTCTCCAACGAAGCGCTGCTGCGGGCGGTCGTCGCCTGCCGCACCCCGGTCGTGTCGGCGATCGGTCATGAGGCCGATCAGCCGTTGCTGGACCTGGTCGCCGACCTCGCCGCGTCTACGCCGACCGACGCGGCCAAGCGCATCGTGCCCGATCTGGCCGAGGAGGACGGGCGAATCCACGAGGCGCGGCACCGGCTCCGGCAGGCCATCCACCGTCGGCTGGATCATGAGAATCAGCTGATCGCCGGCCTGCCCGAACGTCTGCACCGCGCCGTACGCGGTCAGATCACCACCGGTGCGCAGGAAATCGAGCGGGCTCGCGGCCGCATCCGCAGTCGTCTTGACACCCAGCTGCAGCTCGCCCACGCCGAGACGGCTCAGCTTTTGGCTCGGGTCATCAGCCTGTCACCTCAGGCCGTGCTCGACCGCGGCTACGCGGTGGTGTGGGACTCGGAGGGCGCGCTGGTCCGTGATGCCGCAGACACCTTCGACGGGGAGCCGCTGCGGGTCCGGGTGGCCGACGGCGAGTTCAGTGTCGTCGTCGGGGCCGACCCGGAGGCTGGCTAG
- a CDS encoding exodeoxyribonuclease VII small subunit: MSYEQARAELREIVAKLESGGQPLEESLLLWQRGEQLATVCQRWLDGARTRLEAAIATSDAPDD; the protein is encoded by the coding sequence ATGAGCTACGAGCAGGCGCGCGCCGAGTTGCGAGAGATCGTGGCGAAGCTGGAGTCGGGCGGCCAACCGCTGGAGGAGTCGTTGTTGCTGTGGCAGCGTGGCGAGCAGTTGGCCACCGTCTGCCAGCGTTGGCTGGACGGAGCGCGCACCCGCCTGGAGGCGGCGATCGCCACCTCTGACGCTCCCGACGACTAG
- a CDS encoding DUF4245 domain-containing protein: MTRPLTSAERQRLRTPANLGRSLFPLVALVGFLVLVTWPHGSHSDGVRVVDVNAAITSADTQAGFAVLPPKGLPTRWRPTSTQFVPPANSVGASFHIGWVSPSDKYAELLQGNDAADVVAAQYGPLTVSTPPSVAVPGQSGRSSAWQNFTRQDGRQLLRAVMGKVTVIVTGSAPQPELVQLAGSVT; the protein is encoded by the coding sequence GTGACCCGCCCGTTGACCTCGGCTGAACGCCAGCGCCTGCGTACCCCCGCCAACCTGGGGAGGTCCCTGTTTCCGCTCGTGGCGCTCGTCGGGTTTCTGGTGCTGGTGACCTGGCCCCACGGCAGTCACAGCGACGGAGTGCGGGTGGTCGACGTCAACGCCGCCATCACCTCCGCAGACACGCAGGCCGGGTTCGCGGTCCTGCCTCCGAAGGGGCTGCCAACCCGCTGGCGGCCGACCTCGACCCAGTTCGTCCCCCCGGCGAACTCGGTGGGGGCCAGCTTCCACATCGGCTGGGTCTCGCCCTCGGACAAGTACGCCGAGTTACTGCAGGGCAACGACGCCGCTGACGTGGTCGCCGCGCAGTACGGGCCGCTGACCGTGTCCACGCCACCGAGCGTGGCGGTCCCCGGACAGTCAGGCCGCAGCTCGGCCTGGCAGAACTTCACCCGGCAGGACGGACGGCAGCTGTTGCGAGCGGTGATGGGCAAGGTGACGGTGATCGTGACCGGTTCCGCCCCGCAGCCCGAGCTGGTTCAACTCGCCGGCTCCGTCACCTGA
- a CDS encoding DMT family transporter, whose amino-acid sequence MSSTIDRLRAREGLIAVSLGAVLWGTNGFLVRKVADHSHLSAISIGWYRLVFSSAVLLLVAGRPSLRAWRRASAGQRLALLVSGALLGLYQALYFAAIGNVGVSVSTLVSLGVAPVSITAWQSLRRRHSPGARSLVVLALALLGLALISLTSSGHGPAHATPWLGIVESVGSGLGYAGSTLVSQRLHSVAGPLALTTVASVVGALVLTPFAVLTGLAFTADAGTVASLAYMGVVATALAYGLFFHGLRTTPSEVASVLTLLEPLAATVLAVALIGERLVWTGWLGGALMMVAIAVLYLAPTGRAGDSTQGSGEKGLRPEAPATAIAE is encoded by the coding sequence ATGTCATCAACCATCGATCGTCTTCGGGCCCGTGAAGGGCTGATCGCAGTAAGCCTCGGAGCCGTCCTCTGGGGCACCAACGGCTTTCTCGTCCGCAAGGTCGCCGACCACAGCCACCTGTCGGCCATCTCCATCGGGTGGTACCGCCTCGTCTTCTCCTCGGCCGTTCTCCTGCTCGTGGCGGGGCGCCCCAGCCTGCGAGCGTGGCGCCGCGCCTCGGCCGGACAACGCCTCGCGCTGCTGGTTTCCGGAGCGCTGCTGGGCCTGTACCAGGCGCTGTACTTCGCCGCGATCGGCAATGTCGGGGTGAGTGTGTCGACGCTGGTCAGCCTCGGTGTCGCCCCGGTCAGCATCACGGCGTGGCAGTCGCTGCGCCGGCGACACAGTCCGGGTGCGCGGTCCCTCGTGGTGCTGGCTCTGGCTCTGTTGGGCCTGGCCCTGATCTCGCTGACGTCTTCGGGTCATGGCCCAGCCCACGCAACGCCCTGGCTGGGGATCGTCGAGTCGGTCGGCTCTGGCTTGGGCTACGCCGGCTCCACCCTGGTCAGCCAGCGATTGCATTCCGTCGCCGGCCCCCTGGCGCTCACGACGGTAGCCAGTGTCGTCGGCGCGCTCGTGCTCACACCGTTCGCCGTGCTCACCGGCCTGGCCTTCACGGCAGACGCCGGCACGGTGGCCTCGCTGGCCTACATGGGAGTGGTGGCCACGGCGCTGGCCTACGGTCTGTTCTTCCACGGTTTGCGGACCACGCCGTCGGAGGTGGCCTCGGTCCTGACGTTGCTGGAACCGCTGGCCGCGACCGTGCTGGCCGTGGCGTTGATCGGAGAACGGCTTGTCTGGACGGGCTGGCTCGGCGGTGCCCTGATGATGGTGGCCATCGCCGTGCTCTATCTGGCGCCGACCGGAAGGGCCGGGGATTCCACTCAGGGCAGTGGCGAGAAGGGCCTGAGACCGGAGGCACCTGCCACCGCGATCGCCGAATAG
- the glpX gene encoding class II fructose-bisphosphatase, with protein MTESDAPDSAGQVPPELAVSREAPDRNLALELVRVTEAAAMAAARWVGRGEKNDGDGAAVDAMRTLIGTVSMRGVVVIGEGEKDQAPMLFNGEHVGNGTGPECDVAVDPIDGTTLMAKGMPNAIAVIAVAERGSMFDPSAVFYMEKIATGPEAANVIDINAPVATNIARVAKAKGGRPSDVTVVVLDRPRHADLVRAVRDAGARIKFISDGDVAGAIMAARPGTGVDLLLGIGGTPEGIIAAAAIACMGGSIQAKLWPRDESEQTKALDAGHDLDRVLHTSDLVRGEDVFFCATGITDGELVRGVRYDRGAVATSSIVMRSKSGTIRQVDSLHQLSKLRAYSSIDFDRN; from the coding sequence ATGACCGAGTCCGACGCACCCGACAGCGCAGGCCAGGTTCCGCCGGAGCTGGCTGTATCGCGAGAAGCGCCGGACCGCAACCTCGCCCTCGAACTCGTGCGCGTGACGGAAGCCGCGGCCATGGCCGCCGCTCGATGGGTCGGTCGGGGTGAGAAGAACGACGGCGACGGGGCGGCCGTCGACGCGATGCGAACCCTCATCGGCACCGTCTCGATGCGGGGCGTCGTGGTGATCGGCGAAGGCGAGAAGGACCAGGCGCCGATGCTGTTCAACGGCGAACACGTCGGCAACGGCACCGGCCCCGAATGCGACGTCGCGGTCGACCCGATCGACGGAACCACGCTGATGGCCAAGGGAATGCCCAACGCGATCGCGGTGATCGCGGTCGCCGAGCGCGGTTCCATGTTCGACCCGTCGGCGGTGTTCTACATGGAGAAGATCGCGACCGGCCCCGAGGCGGCCAACGTCATCGACATCAACGCCCCGGTTGCCACCAACATCGCTCGCGTGGCCAAGGCGAAGGGCGGACGTCCCTCCGATGTCACCGTCGTGGTGCTTGACCGACCCCGCCACGCGGACCTTGTGCGCGCGGTCCGCGACGCCGGAGCGCGCATCAAATTCATCTCCGACGGCGACGTGGCCGGCGCGATCATGGCCGCTCGGCCCGGCACCGGGGTCGACCTGCTCCTCGGTATCGGCGGCACCCCGGAGGGGATCATCGCCGCAGCGGCGATCGCCTGCATGGGCGGCTCCATCCAGGCCAAGCTGTGGCCACGAGACGAGTCCGAGCAAACCAAGGCCCTCGACGCCGGTCACGACCTGGATCGGGTGCTGCACACCAGCGACCTCGTCCGCGGCGAAGACGTGTTCTTCTGCGCTACCGGCATCACCGACGGCGAGCTCGTGCGAGGAGTCCGCTACGACCGCGGCGCCGTGGCGACGTCCTCGATCGTGATGCGCTCGAAGTCGGGGACGATTCGGCAAGTCGATTCGTTGCACCAGCTGTCGAAGTTGCGCGCTTATTCTTCGATCGACTTCGATCGCAACTGA
- a CDS encoding class II fumarate hydratase: MSVDQSAFRVEKDSMGEVRVPAAAKWRAQTQRAVENFPISGQPIERELIAGLALIKGAGARVRAQRGLLDPGKAEAIAAAAVEVARGEWDEQFPIDVFQTGSGTSSNMNTNEVLASLAADRLSAAAGEAVSVHPNDDVNDPLSSNDQFPSAIHVAATKAVVVDLVPALQHLAAALEAKSSEFATVVKSGRTHLMDATPVTLGQEFSGYAAAVRYGVERLQSTLPRVAELPLGGTAVGTGINAPAGFAGEVIALIAAETGLPFTEARDHFEAQGARDGLVELSGALRTIAVSLNKIANDIRWMGSGPRTGLTELFLPDLQPGSSIMPGKVNPVLCEAVCQVVAQVIGNDAAVAWGGAAGNFELNVMLPVIARNVLESVRLIGNVSRVFADRCVSGLQANVERCREYAESSPSIVTPLNHYVGYDEAAKIAKQALAERKTIRQVVIERGHVESGAITEDKLDEVLDVLSMTHPR; the protein is encoded by the coding sequence ATGTCGGTTGACCAGTCAGCGTTCCGGGTCGAGAAGGACTCGATGGGTGAGGTCCGGGTGCCGGCCGCCGCCAAGTGGCGCGCCCAGACCCAGCGCGCCGTGGAGAACTTCCCGATCTCGGGGCAACCGATCGAGCGCGAGTTGATCGCGGGTTTGGCGCTGATTAAGGGCGCCGGCGCCCGGGTGCGCGCTCAGCGCGGCCTGCTCGATCCGGGGAAGGCCGAGGCCATCGCTGCCGCGGCGGTCGAGGTCGCTCGCGGCGAGTGGGACGAGCAGTTCCCGATCGACGTCTTCCAGACCGGCTCGGGCACGTCCTCGAACATGAACACCAACGAGGTGCTCGCCTCGTTGGCAGCCGACCGGCTCTCCGCCGCGGCCGGCGAAGCGGTCTCGGTTCATCCAAACGACGACGTCAACGACCCGCTGTCGTCCAACGACCAGTTCCCCTCGGCCATTCACGTCGCGGCGACCAAGGCCGTGGTCGTGGACCTGGTCCCCGCCCTGCAACACCTGGCCGCGGCGCTGGAGGCCAAGTCGTCCGAATTCGCTACCGTCGTCAAGTCGGGCCGTACGCACCTGATGGACGCGACCCCGGTGACCCTCGGCCAGGAGTTCTCCGGTTATGCCGCGGCGGTGCGCTACGGCGTGGAACGACTGCAGAGCACCCTGCCGCGCGTGGCCGAACTACCGCTGGGCGGCACGGCGGTCGGCACCGGAATCAACGCCCCGGCCGGTTTCGCCGGTGAGGTCATCGCGCTCATCGCCGCGGAGACCGGCCTGCCCTTCACCGAGGCTCGCGACCACTTCGAGGCGCAGGGGGCGCGCGACGGGCTCGTCGAGTTGTCCGGTGCGCTGCGCACGATCGCCGTCAGTCTGAACAAGATCGCCAACGACATTCGGTGGATGGGTTCGGGCCCCCGCACCGGCCTCACCGAACTGTTCCTGCCCGATCTCCAGCCGGGATCGTCGATCATGCCGGGCAAGGTCAATCCGGTGCTGTGCGAGGCGGTCTGCCAGGTCGTGGCGCAGGTCATCGGCAACGATGCCGCCGTGGCGTGGGGTGGCGCGGCGGGCAACTTCGAGCTCAACGTGATGCTGCCGGTGATCGCGCGCAACGTCCTGGAATCGGTCCGCCTGATCGGCAACGTGTCCCGCGTGTTCGCCGACCGGTGCGTGTCCGGTTTGCAAGCCAACGTCGAACGGTGCCGTGAGTACGCCGAGTCCTCGCCCTCCATCGTGACCCCGCTGAATCACTACGTGGGATACGACGAGGCGGCCAAGATCGCCAAGCAGGCCCTGGCCGAGCGCAAGACGATCCGGCAGGTCGTGATCGAGCGTGGCCACGTCGAGTCCGGCGCGATCACCGAGGACAAGCTGGACGAGGTCCTCGACGTGCTGTCAATGACCCACCCCCGTTGA
- a CDS encoding PhoH family protein — MKTFVLDTSVLLSDPGALARFGEHQVVLPLVVIGELEGKRHHPELGWFARQTLRTLDELRIKHGRLDAPVPIGDDGGTLHVELNHSDLSSLPTGFRVETNDSRILAVALNLKNEGRDVTLVTKDMPLRVKAASVGLDADEYRVHPAVDSGWTGLAELDVTADQIDALYDGHEVDLAQHDELRTSAELPCHTGLVLHSPRGSALARVTADKQMKLVRGDREAFGLHGRSAEQRIALDLLLDPEIGIVSLGGRAGTGKSALALCAGLEAVMERRAHKKVVVFRPLYAVGGQELGYLPGSENEKMAPWAQAVFDTLGALVSADVMDEIMDRGMVEVLPLTHIRGRSLHDAFVIVDEAQSLERNVLLTVLSRIGQGSRVVLTHDVAQRDNLRVGRHDGVAAVIEALRGHPLFAHVTLTRSERSPIAALVTEMLEDVGLG; from the coding sequence ATGAAGACGTTCGTGCTCGATACGTCGGTCCTGCTGTCGGACCCAGGTGCCCTGGCGCGGTTCGGTGAGCACCAGGTCGTCCTGCCGCTGGTGGTCATCGGGGAGCTGGAAGGCAAACGCCACCACCCCGAGCTCGGCTGGTTCGCCCGCCAGACCTTGCGAACCCTCGATGAGCTCCGCATCAAACACGGACGCCTGGATGCGCCCGTCCCGATCGGGGACGACGGCGGCACCTTGCACGTTGAGCTGAACCACTCCGACCTGTCCTCGCTGCCGACCGGATTCCGTGTCGAGACCAACGACTCGCGGATCCTGGCCGTGGCCCTCAACCTGAAGAACGAGGGCCGCGACGTCACCTTGGTCACCAAGGACATGCCGCTGCGGGTGAAAGCGGCCTCGGTCGGCCTCGACGCCGACGAGTACCGGGTCCATCCGGCGGTCGATTCCGGGTGGACGGGCCTGGCCGAACTGGACGTGACCGCCGACCAGATCGATGCTCTCTACGACGGTCACGAAGTCGATCTGGCTCAGCACGACGAGCTTCGGACGAGTGCTGAACTGCCCTGCCATACCGGTCTCGTCCTGCACTCCCCGCGTGGATCGGCACTGGCTCGGGTGACGGCGGACAAGCAAATGAAGCTCGTCCGCGGTGACCGGGAGGCCTTCGGCTTGCATGGCCGGTCGGCCGAACAGCGGATCGCCCTGGACCTGTTGCTGGACCCCGAGATCGGCATCGTCTCCCTGGGCGGACGGGCCGGCACCGGCAAGTCCGCGCTGGCGCTGTGTGCCGGCCTGGAAGCAGTCATGGAACGGCGGGCGCACAAGAAGGTAGTCGTCTTCCGCCCGCTGTATGCCGTCGGTGGTCAGGAACTCGGTTACCTGCCGGGCAGCGAGAACGAGAAGATGGCCCCTTGGGCGCAGGCGGTTTTCGACACGCTGGGCGCGTTGGTGAGCGCGGACGTGATGGACGAGATCATGGACCGCGGGATGGTCGAAGTCCTGCCCCTGACCCACATCCGGGGACGGTCCCTGCACGATGCTTTCGTCATCGTGGACGAGGCCCAGTCCTTGGAGCGAAACGTGCTGCTGACGGTGCTCTCGCGCATCGGCCAGGGTTCGCGGGTCGTGCTCACCCATGACGTCGCCCAGCGGGACAATCTGCGCGTCGGCCGGCACGACGGTGTCGCTGCCGTGATCGAGGCGCTGCGGGGTCACCCGCTGTTCGCCCACGTCACGTTGACCCGCTCGGAGCGTTCGCCGATCGCCGCTCTCGTCACCGAAATGCTCGAGGACGTCGGCCTGGGCTGA
- a CDS encoding isoprenyl transferase encodes MDLRSAIYSVYERRLRQSLNGAAVPRHVAVMLDGNRRWARAAGLSDVNDGHAAGAELIDQLLEWCAEVGVEHVTLWLLSTDNLTRDPAELVPLLKIIENVAGQLSADDRRWRVNVVGALDLLPADTAGVLKAAEERSADKTGLTVNLAVGYGGRREIADAVRSLLQEQAQAGTSIEELAESIDVEHIADHLYTKGQPDPDLVIRTSGEQRLSGFLLWQSAHSEFYFCDALWPDFRKVDFLRALRDFSERQRRFGA; translated from the coding sequence GTGGACCTGCGCAGCGCCATCTACTCCGTGTACGAGCGGCGGCTGCGCCAGAGTCTGAACGGCGCTGCGGTCCCGCGCCACGTCGCGGTGATGTTGGACGGCAACCGACGCTGGGCCCGGGCGGCCGGCCTGTCCGACGTCAACGACGGGCATGCCGCCGGCGCTGAGCTGATCGATCAGCTGCTCGAGTGGTGCGCCGAGGTGGGCGTCGAGCACGTCACGCTGTGGCTGCTCTCGACGGACAACCTCACTCGGGACCCGGCCGAGCTCGTGCCGTTGCTGAAGATCATCGAGAACGTCGCCGGCCAGCTGTCGGCCGACGATCGCCGGTGGCGGGTGAACGTCGTCGGTGCGCTGGATCTGCTGCCGGCTGATACCGCCGGCGTGTTGAAGGCCGCGGAGGAACGCTCGGCCGACAAGACCGGGCTGACGGTGAATCTGGCCGTGGGCTACGGCGGCCGCCGCGAGATCGCCGACGCTGTCCGGTCGCTGCTGCAGGAGCAGGCCCAGGCCGGCACGTCCATCGAGGAGCTGGCCGAGAGCATCGACGTCGAGCACATCGCCGACCACCTGTACACCAAGGGCCAGCCCGATCCCGACCTCGTGATCCGGACGTCGGGGGAGCAGCGCCTGTCCGGCTTCCTGCTGTGGCAGTCGGCGCATTCGGAGTTCTACTTCTGCGATGCCCTGTGGCCCGATTTCCGCAAGGTCGACTTTCTTCGGGCCCTGCGCGATTTCTCCGAGCGCCAGCGCCGTTTCGGCGCCTGA
- a CDS encoding acyl-CoA carboxylase subunit beta: MSAEIVPELDPHTTAGKLAELNQRFDEAVHAGSARAVEKQHAKGKLTARERVELLLDESSFVEFDELARHRSTKFGIESNRPFGDGVITGYGTVDGRQVCVFSQDVTVYGGALGEVYGEKIVKVQDFALKTGCPLIGINEGGGARIQEGVVSLGLYGEIFHRNVMASGVIPQISLIMGAAAGGHVYGPALTDFVVMVDQNSQMFITGPDVIKTVTGEDVTMEELGGARTHNTTSGNAHYLGTDEQDAINYVKALISYLPANNLDPAPVFETEVDLSVTDADRELDRFIPDSANQPYDMHTVIEHLVDEGEFLEVHTLFAPNIVVGFARIEGYPIGIVGNQPMQFAGCLDIDASEKAARFVRTCDAFNIPVVTLVDVPGFLPGVGQEHRGIIRRGAKLIYAYSEATVPKITVITRKAFGGAYVVMGSKHLGADINVAWPTAQIAVMGAQGAANILHRKELQKTADEGGDVEARRAELVSEYEDTLVNPYVAAERGYVDTVIPPSETRAFITKSLRMLRTKRQSLPPKKHGNIPL, encoded by the coding sequence ATGAGTGCTGAGATCGTGCCTGAGCTGGATCCACACACCACCGCCGGCAAGCTCGCGGAGTTGAACCAGCGTTTCGACGAGGCGGTACACGCCGGCTCGGCCCGCGCGGTGGAGAAGCAGCACGCCAAGGGCAAGCTGACCGCGCGGGAGCGGGTCGAGTTGCTCCTCGACGAAAGTTCCTTCGTCGAGTTCGACGAGCTGGCCCGACACCGTTCCACCAAGTTCGGAATCGAGAGCAACCGACCGTTCGGCGATGGCGTGATCACCGGCTACGGCACCGTGGACGGTCGGCAGGTGTGCGTCTTCAGCCAGGACGTGACCGTCTACGGCGGCGCCCTCGGCGAGGTCTACGGCGAGAAGATCGTCAAGGTGCAGGACTTCGCCCTCAAGACAGGCTGCCCCCTGATCGGGATCAATGAGGGGGGTGGCGCCCGGATTCAGGAGGGCGTCGTTTCACTCGGTCTCTACGGCGAGATCTTTCATCGCAACGTGATGGCGTCGGGGGTCATCCCGCAGATCTCGCTGATCATGGGCGCCGCGGCGGGCGGGCACGTCTACGGACCAGCGCTCACCGACTTCGTCGTCATGGTCGACCAGAACTCCCAGATGTTCATCACCGGACCGGACGTCATCAAAACCGTCACCGGCGAGGACGTGACCATGGAGGAGCTGGGCGGGGCCCGGACCCACAACACCACCTCCGGAAATGCCCACTACCTCGGTACGGACGAGCAGGACGCGATCAACTACGTCAAGGCGCTGATCTCCTACCTGCCCGCCAACAACCTGGATCCTGCACCGGTGTTCGAGACCGAGGTCGATCTCTCGGTCACCGACGCCGACCGGGAACTCGACCGGTTCATCCCGGACTCGGCCAACCAGCCGTATGACATGCACACCGTCATCGAGCACCTTGTGGACGAGGGCGAATTCCTCGAGGTGCACACCTTGTTCGCACCGAACATCGTGGTCGGCTTCGCCCGCATCGAGGGGTACCCCATCGGCATCGTCGGCAACCAGCCGATGCAGTTCGCCGGCTGCCTGGACATCGATGCCTCGGAGAAGGCAGCACGCTTCGTCCGGACCTGCGACGCGTTCAACATCCCGGTCGTGACCCTGGTCGACGTGCCGGGCTTTCTACCGGGCGTCGGTCAGGAACATCGCGGCATCATCCGGCGCGGGGCCAAACTGATCTACGCGTACTCCGAGGCCACCGTCCCCAAGATCACTGTCATCACCCGCAAGGCCTTCGGCGGTGCCTACGTGGTGATGGGATCAAAACATCTGGGCGCCGACATCAACGTTGCTTGGCCGACCGCCCAGATCGCGGTCATGGGCGCCCAGGGTGCGGCGAACATCCTTCACCGCAAGGAACTGCAGAAGACCGCGGACGAGGGCGGCGATGTGGAAGCGCGGCGCGCGGAGTTGGTGAGCGAGTACGAGGACACCCTGGTCAACCCCTACGTGGCGGCCGAGCGTGGCTACGTCGACACCGTGATCCCGCCGTCTGAAACCCGCGCCTTCATCACGAAGTCGTTGCGGATGCTGCGCACCAAGCGGCAGAGCCTGCCACCGAAGAAGCACGGTAACATCCCGCTGTAG
- a CDS encoding acyl-CoA carboxylase subunit epsilon, translating to MEQDEKPIEPPVLRIVRGNPSPEDVAAVTVVLSLLSASGSAPATTPSRSGGWADPRWRVRAPLTASPGAWQASARY from the coding sequence ATGGAACAAGACGAAAAGCCGATCGAACCTCCGGTACTCCGCATCGTGCGCGGCAATCCCAGTCCCGAGGACGTGGCTGCCGTGACGGTCGTGCTGTCGCTGCTCAGCGCCTCGGGTTCCGCTCCCGCTACGACGCCGTCGCGGAGTGGGGGCTGGGCTGATCCCCGCTGGCGGGTACGGGCTCCCTTGACGGCCTCGCCCGGCGCGTGGCAAGCCTCCGCCCGGTACTGA